In a single window of the Osmerus eperlanus chromosome 2, fOsmEpe2.1, whole genome shotgun sequence genome:
- the LOC134036972 gene encoding LOW QUALITY PROTEIN: uncharacterized protein LOC134036972 (The sequence of the model RefSeq protein was modified relative to this genomic sequence to represent the inferred CDS: inserted 2 bases in 1 codon), which yields MSDSELELFEEVVPVPGSASPAAQRSSRLAARRGSDGSALEAGLRAVGRKRTRKSRRPEVLDSDAGPSTGPAVAPLPVPVSDRPGEALSSTLLVLASSLQSIDARLRSLENAGAFAPVAAPLPASAPLVPMEEPLHTLASAVAVLSAGDQYSTVLRSADPRLARDLSIGEFLVAFGIFRDVVCSVFPLRQQELDGYMALIGDLNLHYGRNLFYQYHKEFSSKAARYVSRSNVLLDWSVLDTELLSAVREPAVVSQLLARECGKRYVIGPFDSSPFPLFRSSPLGVAMRKYSGKKRLILDLSAPRSGPIPGINRLIPLKPFLLHYATVDHAIKLIKLAGPGAWLSKADITDAFKIVPVHASQWHLLGMKWDNRFYFAVRLPFGSRSSPSIFNRVSEALCWILLNRVRVPALLHLLDDFLLVDPPSDASGASLLLLKNLFRGLGIPLSDEKTLGPATRLEFLGITLDTVEMKASLPVEKLERACSMARSLVPSSVMSKRQLLSLLGHFNFAMRVIPQGRSFISRLLVLASSVSGLLDPVCLDDGCRSDLSFWLQLLEGWNGVSFFYNDVVRSSDSLRFFTDAAPSVGFGGFYQEQWFASPWPHDFAAPGASSALYEIYPVVVACYLWGQSWRRKRIAVXCDNQAVVSIINKGRSNCPHIMSFMRRITWLSVTHNFILTARHVPGHDNVIADSLSRFNFQVFRDLCPYASQWPLAVPPLASLVLD from the exons ATGTCGGATTCCGAGCTGGAGTTGTTCGAGGAGGTCGTCCCGGTTCCGGGTTCCGCCTCCCCTGCTGCTCAACGCAGTTCCCGGCTCGCGGCTCGTCGGGGCTCCGACGGGTCTGCGTTAGAGGCGGGTCTGCGCGCCGTGG GTCGGAAGCGTACAAGGAAGTCGCGCCGTCCGGAGGTGCTTGATTCGGACGCTGGGCCGTCTACCGGCCCTGCCGTCGCTCCTCTGCCTGTTCCCGTTTCCGATCGGCCCGGGGAAGCCCTCTCTTCTACCCTTCTGGTCCTGGCGTCTTCCCTTCAATCCATCGATGCCCGCCTGCGGTCTCTGGAGAATGCCGGGGCTTTCGCTCCCGTGGCTGCGCCGCTCCCAGCCTCGGCGCCCCTCGTGCCCATGGAGGAGCCACTGCACACCCTGGCTTCCGCAGTAGCTGTTCTGTCAGCAGG CGATCAGTACAGCACGGTGCTCCGTTCTGCTGACCCCAGGTTGGCAAGGGACCTGTCTATCGGGGAGTTTCTGGTAGCTTTCGGGATCTTCCGCGATGTGGTGTGCTCCGTGTTTCCCCTGAGACAGCAGGAACTAGACGGCTACATGGCTCTGATTGGGGACCTGAATCTGCACTACGGGAGAAACCTGTTCTACCAGTACCACAAAGAATTTTCGAGCAAGGCTGCTCGCTACGTTTCCCGGTCTAACGTGTTGCTGGACTGGTCCGTGCTGGATACCGAGCTGTTG TCAGCGGTGCGGGAGCCGGCTGTCGTTTCCCAGCTGCTGGCCAGAGAGTGCGGTAAACGCTACGTGATAGGCCCGTTCGACTCGTCCCCTTTTCCACTGTTTCGCAGTAGTCCCCTCGGCGTCGCTATGCGGAAGTATTCCGGTAAGAAACGTCTTATCCTGGACCTGTCTGCTCCGCGCTCCGGTCCGATTCCCGGCATTAACAGGCTTATTCCCCTCAAGCCTTTTTTGCTTCACTATGCCACCGTGGACCACGCCATTAAGCTCATAAAGCTGGCGGGGCCCGGTGCCTGGCTTTCCAAAGCAGACATCACTGACGCGTTCAAGATCGTCCCCGTTCACGCGTCCCAGTGGCACTTGCTCGGGATGAAATGGGATAACCGGTTCTATTTCGCCGTGCGTCTCCCGTTCGGGAGCAGGAGCAGCCCCTCCATTTTCAACCGGGTTTCCGAGGCCCTTTGTTGGATCCTGTTAAACCGGGTCCGGGTCCCCGCGTTGCTCCACCTTTTAGACGATTTTCTCTTGGTAGATCCTCCGTCCGATGCGTCCGGCGCTTCCCTGCTGCTGTTGAAAAATCTGTTCCGCGGACTGGGCATTCCCCTTTCCGACGAGAAAACTCTCGGGCCGGCCActcgtctggagtttctgggcaTCACGCTGGACACGGTGGAGATGAAGGCTTCCCTGCCGGTTGAGAAGCTCGAGCGGGCTTGCAGCATGGCCCGGTCGCTCGTGCCGTCTTCAGTCATGTCCAAGCGGcagctgctgtctctcctcggGCACTTCAATTTCGCCATGCGCGTGATTCCCCAGGGCCGCTCGTTCATCTCCCGGTTGCTCGTCCTGGCGTCTTCCGTGTCTGGTTTGCTCGATCCGGTGTGCTTGGACGATGGTTGCCGGTCCGACTTATCGTTCTGGTTGCAATTGCTCGAGGGTTGGAACGGCGTGTCGTTCTTTTACAACGACGTTGTTCGGTCTTCGGACTCTCTGCGGTTTTTCACCGACGCCGCGCCGTCCGTTGGTTTTGGGGGGTTCTATCAGGAGCAGTGGTTCGCCAGCCCGTGGCCCCATGACTTCGCTGCGCCCGGTGCCTCTTCCGCCCTGTACGAAATCTACCCCGTCGTGGTCGCTTGTTACCTGTGGGGCCAGTCGTGGCGTCGTAAGCGCATAGCTGT TTGCGACAATCAGGCCGTGGTGAGCATCATAAATAAGGGCCGCTCTAACTGCCCACACATAATGTCATTCATGAGACGCATCACTTGGCTCTCCGTTACTCATAATTTCATCCTCACAGCACGTCACGTGCCGGGCCACGATAATGTTATAGCTGATTCCCTGTCCCGTTTCAATTTTCAGGTGTTCAGGGATCTGTGCCCGTACGCCAGCCAGTGGCCCTTGGCCGTCCCCCCCCTCGCGTCACTGGTCCTAGATTAA